The following proteins are co-located in the Vigna unguiculata cultivar IT97K-499-35 chromosome 9, ASM411807v1, whole genome shotgun sequence genome:
- the LOC114162463 gene encoding uncharacterized protein LOC114162463, with protein sequence MATSTLSHQTSRPFPTACASSSPPSTAVSLRRHLPPPPKPRKLSLSVKNSNRFKWVIQSSLAEQSPPKTFDIQELVRFLYDDLTHLFDDQGIDKTAYDERVFFRDPITKHDTLSGYLFNIALLKTIFNPQFQLHWVKPTGPYEITTRWTMVMKFALLPWKPELIFTGTSVMGINPENGKFCTHVDFWDSIQKNDYFSFEGLLDVIRQLRIYKTPELETPKYQVLKRTANYEVRQYEPFIVVETNGDKLSGSTGFNDVAGYIFGKNSTMQKIPMTTPVFTQSNDADLSKVSIQIVLPSDKETESLPSPNQETVRLRKNEGGIAAVMKFSGKPTEDVVCEKEKILRSNIIKDGLKPQIGCLLARYNDPGRTWTFTMRNEVLIWLNDFSLD encoded by the exons ATGGCCACTTCCACCCTCTCCCACCAAACTTCACGGCCGTTCCCCACGGCGTGCGCCAGTTCCAGCCCACCAAGCACCGCCGTTAGCCTACGGCGGCACCTCCCACCTCCTCCCAAGCCCCGAAAACTTTCTCTCAGTGTGAAAAACAGCAACCGCTTCAAGTGGGTCATTCAGTCGAGCTTAGCGGAGCAAAGCCCACCCAAAACGTTCGACATTCAAGAACTCGTGAGATTTCTCTATGACGATCTCACACACCTCTTCGACGATCAAGGTATCGATAAAACGGCCTATGACGAACGTGTCTTCTTTCGAGACCCAATCACCAAACACGATACTTTGAGCGGCTACCTCTTCAACATTGCCCTTCTCAAAACAATATTCAATCCCCAGTTTCAGTTGCACTGGGTCAAACCG ACAGGACCGTACGAGATAACTACTAGGTGGACCATGGTTATGAAATTCGCTCTGCTTCCTTGGAAACCGGAGCTCATCTTTACTGGAACTTCCGTAATGGGCATTAACCCAGAAAATGGCAAGTTTTGTACCCACGTG GACTTTTGGGATTCAATACAGAAAAATGACTATTTTTCTTTCGAAGGTCTGTTGGATGTAATCAGACAG TTGAGGATTTATAAGACACCGGAATTAGAAACACCAAAATACCAAGTATTGAAAAGGACGGCAAATTATGAG GTTAGACAGTATGAACCATTCATAGTAGTCGAAACAAATGGAGACAAGCTATCTGGGTCTACAGGCTTTAATGATGTTGCTGg ATATATATTTGGAAAGAATTCCACGATGCAGAAGATTCCAATGACTACCCCTGTATTCACTCAAAGCAATGATGCTGACCTGTCCAAAGTTTCAATCCAAATAGTTCTTCCATCAGACAAAGAAACAGAAAG TTTACCAAGTCCTAATCAAGAAACAGTTCGCTTGAGGAAGAATGAGGGAGGCATTGCCGCAGTAATGAAGTTTAGTGGAAAACCCACAGAGGATGTTGTTTGTGAAAAGGAGAAAATCCTACGCTCCAACATCATTAAAGATGGTCTTAAACCTCAGATTGGTTGTTTGCTTGCACGATACAATGATCCGGGTCGAACATGGACCTTTACAATG AGGAATGAAGTGCTGATATGGCTAAATGATTTCTCCTTGGATTAG